The following coding sequences are from one Methanococcoides orientis window:
- a CDS encoding CPBP family intramembrane glutamic endopeptidase, translating into MKIRPLMQRYPVTSYFVLAYLISWGGSFAIGGPKFLRGELLDFEDAMLMGLPMLAGPLIAGIAMTYLVDGKTGLQNIFSRMFKWRVGLRWYAAALLIFPTLILGVLWTLTAFVSPDFAPTFMAFGILGGLLAGFIEEIGWMGFAYPRMETKFGTWRATIYLALLHGLWHAMAGYLWEASTYGVYWLPRFIAMWFVAMMAMRILLVWIYSNTGSLLLAQLTHASSSGFLIILSPSMISPANETLWFAVYAVILWIPAAIVIMRFGKTFVRQPLQRQVERMR; encoded by the coding sequence ATGAAGATCAGGCCCCTGATGCAACGCTATCCTGTTACCAGCTACTTCGTCTTGGCCTACTTAATATCCTGGGGTGGTAGTTTTGCGATTGGAGGACCAAAGTTTCTCCGCGGAGAGCTGCTGGACTTCGAGGATGCGATGCTCATGGGACTGCCGATGCTGGCTGGACCCTTGATTGCAGGAATCGCAATGACCTATCTTGTCGATGGCAAGACAGGGCTTCAGAATATCTTTTCGCGGATGTTTAAATGGCGGGTTGGCCTACGCTGGTACGCGGCGGCGCTCCTTATCTTTCCCACACTCATCCTGGGGGTGCTATGGACGCTTACTGCCTTTGTTTCCCCGGATTTTGCTCCTACCTTCATGGCGTTTGGCATCCTCGGTGGTCTGCTTGCAGGTTTCATTGAGGAAATAGGATGGATGGGATTCGCTTACCCGAGGATGGAAACGAAATTCGGTACTTGGCGCGCCACGATCTACCTGGCACTTTTGCACGGATTGTGGCACGCGATGGCTGGCTACTTGTGGGAGGCTAGTACATACGGCGTATATTGGTTGCCCCGCTTTATCGCCATGTGGTTTGTTGCCATGATGGCCATGAGGATTCTCTTGGTCTGGATCTATTCCAACACCGGGAGCCTATTGCTCGCCCAGCTCACACATGCAAGCTCATCCGGATTCTTGATTATCCTTAGTCCCTCAATGATCTCGCCTGCGAACGAGACGCTGTGGTTTGCGGTCTACGCCGTCATCTTGTGGATTCCTGCCGCTATCGTGATCATGAGGTTTGGAAAAACTTTCGTGCGACAACCGCTCCAGAGGCAGGTGGAGCGGATGAGATGA
- the phoU gene encoding phosphate signaling complex protein PhoU, whose translation MVRERYIERLDYLKSEIEEMGKVSGEMLASSIKALETLDIELSEKVIEMDTAVDNYEYDVEKATAHLLALQQPMAGDLRLITASYKIAIDLERMSDFAVNIAELVKKIEGEHAIPLSEINTIASITQNMLSNSIKAYSEADAELAKVTAAEDEKVDKLFYSTWEKLVKMMIDDAILIPNAVDLIFVLRYLERIADHACNICESVVYMVTNQRPNLN comes from the coding sequence ATGGTGAGAGAAAGATACATTGAGAGACTTGATTACTTAAAATCAGAGATAGAAGAGATGGGAAAGGTATCCGGAGAAATGCTGGCCAGTTCAATAAAGGCCCTGGAAACCCTTGATATAGAACTCTCAGAAAAGGTCATTGAAATGGACACAGCCGTCGATAATTATGAATATGATGTCGAAAAAGCCACAGCCCACTTACTGGCCCTTCAGCAGCCAATGGCCGGCGACCTCCGCCTGATAACAGCCTCTTACAAGATCGCCATCGACCTTGAGAGGATGAGCGATTTTGCAGTCAATATTGCAGAGCTTGTCAAGAAGATCGAAGGAGAACATGCCATCCCATTGTCCGAAATAAACACCATTGCATCCATCACCCAGAATATGCTCAGCAATTCTATCAAAGCATATTCAGAAGCAGATGCCGAGCTTGCAAAAGTGACTGCAGCAGAGGATGAGAAGGTTGATAAGCTGTTCTATTCCACATGGGAAAAACTGGTCAAAATGATGATAGATGATGCGATCCTTATTCCAAATGCAGTTGACCTGATATTCGTTCTCAGGTATCTGGAACGCATTGCAGACCACGCATGTAATATCTGTGAAAGTGTCGTTTATATGGTAACGAACCAAAGACCAAATCTCAATTGA
- a CDS encoding DUF4386 domain-containing protein — protein MINRIADISQRKAARVAGLLYLMIFVFGIFAEAFVRQSLIVPGDAATTVNNIMASESLFRLGFVSDLIMITSFLLLPMALYVVLNVINKNHALLMVIFALISVPIMFVNMILHYAPLLLLSGADYLTVFEADQLHALVMFFFDLYTAGVWIATIFHGLWLLPFGYLVYKSGYIPRILGVLLIIGCFGYMIESFTFFLLPPSYVVITYPGLAVATIAELSITFWLLLKGGKIPEMES, from the coding sequence ATGATAAACCGTATCGCCGACATATCACAACGCAAAGCTGCAAGAGTTGCAGGGTTACTATATTTAATGATCTTTGTATTCGGTATCTTCGCAGAAGCTTTTGTTCGGCAGAGTCTTATTGTGCCCGGAGATGCCGCAACAACAGTCAATAATATCATGGCTTCTGAATCGCTGTTCCGTCTCGGTTTTGTGAGCGATCTGATTATGATCACGTCTTTTTTATTGTTACCTATGGCTTTATACGTAGTACTTAATGTAATTAACAAAAACCATGCTTTGCTTATGGTGATATTCGCTTTGATCAGTGTCCCGATAATGTTCGTCAATATGATCTTGCATTATGCTCCACTGCTACTTTTAAGCGGTGCTGACTACCTGACAGTATTCGAAGCAGATCAGTTGCATGCTCTGGTGATGTTCTTTTTCGATTTGTACACAGCTGGAGTTTGGATCGCTACGATATTTCATGGACTTTGGCTCCTTCCTTTTGGTTATTTAGTTTACAAGTCGGGTTACATTCCCAGAATTCTTGGTGTCTTGTTGATAATTGGATGTTTTGGCTATATGATAGAGAGTTTTACATTCTTTCTTCTCCCCCCAAGCTACGTAGTGATAACTTACCCGGGTCTCGCGGTTGCCACTATTGCGGAATTGTCAATTACATTCTGGCTTTTGTTGAAAGGTGGTAAAATACCCGAAATGGAATCCTGA
- a CDS encoding phosphate ABC transporter substrate-binding protein, which produces MSKKSISYMITLLLVTSLALFGAGCVGNDSTDSGSEEEMQSIMIKGSDTVLPLAQAEAEVFMMENHDSIVSIIGGGSGVGIAALIDGEVDIAMTSRAMKESEIENAQANGINPLQQTIAWDGISVVVNPENPVSDLTYEQLEAIYVGDISNWNEVGGEDLEIVVLSRDSSSGTYEYFKDEVMEGNEYRPDALINPSTGAIIQTVSQNPNAIGYVGVAYLDGTVKPLAVDKGEGAEEPTSENILSGAYPLSRPLYFYTDGEPTGLALEFIEFVSSETGEETVFEVGYFPA; this is translated from the coding sequence ATGTCCAAGAAATCAATCTCATATATGATCACGCTTTTGCTGGTCACTTCACTTGCTCTTTTCGGAGCAGGATGTGTTGGTAATGACTCTACAGATTCCGGTAGTGAAGAAGAAATGCAGTCAATTATGATCAAGGGATCTGACACAGTACTTCCACTTGCACAGGCAGAAGCTGAAGTTTTCATGATGGAGAACCATGATAGCATTGTATCTATCATCGGTGGTGGATCCGGTGTCGGTATCGCAGCACTCATTGATGGTGAAGTAGATATCGCAATGACATCAAGAGCAATGAAAGAATCAGAGATCGAGAATGCACAGGCAAATGGTATCAACCCACTGCAGCAGACAATTGCATGGGATGGTATCTCAGTTGTTGTAAATCCTGAGAACCCTGTATCTGATCTTACCTACGAACAGCTCGAAGCGATCTATGTAGGGGACATCTCCAACTGGAATGAAGTCGGTGGCGAAGACCTTGAGATCGTGGTTCTCTCACGTGACAGCAGTTCCGGTACCTACGAGTACTTCAAGGACGAAGTGATGGAAGGAAACGAATACAGACCTGATGCACTTATCAATCCATCAACCGGAGCGATCATCCAGACCGTTTCACAGAACCCTAACGCTATCGGATATGTCGGTGTCGCTTACCTTGACGGGACCGTAAAGCCACTTGCAGTAGACAAGGGCGAAGGTGCTGAGGAACCAACCTCCGAGAACATCCTCTCAGGTGCATACCCGCTTTCAAGACCACTTTACTTCTACACTGACGGTGAACCAACAGGCCTTGCACTGGAATTCATTGAATTCGTATCCAGCGAGACCGGAGAAGAAACAGTATTTGAAGTAGGGTACTTCCCTGCTTAA
- a CDS encoding N-acyl homoserine lactonase family protein: MSEHTTHSKSGTAFHESVSPIKSVSVISTGTGEAHWEHIYGSRKSALWWIFFGRRWVTIPINVYVIEHSDGLVLFDTGQDRAVVNDSDYWPGGITGLFLRHLFRFHIGPDDTLTRQLEISGYSVADVRKAVISHLHCDHIGGIREIPQADLIVSNEAWEHMLGPEHPERHAVFRRDIDLPDAKWQRITFQPTDDPSIAPFTHAFDLMGDGSMILLPTPGHLPGSLSMLVRRNGAPPLLLISDLAYRTELIERGQFPGTGDIEELQASYAKVLALKEKIPDLIILATHDPGAAEALGKVIPTDIGAGSAKGNIAEDNPDDSSQ, encoded by the coding sequence ATGTCTGAACATACAACGCACTCAAAATCAGGAACAGCATTTCATGAAAGTGTAAGCCCCATCAAGTCTGTCTCCGTTATCAGCACAGGTACGGGTGAAGCACACTGGGAACATATCTATGGGTCACGGAAGTCCGCTCTCTGGTGGATTTTCTTCGGGCGACGGTGGGTTACCATACCTATCAATGTCTATGTCATCGAGCACTCCGACGGACTGGTCCTCTTCGATACAGGGCAGGACAGGGCTGTGGTGAATGATTCGGATTATTGGCCTGGCGGGATTACCGGTTTATTCTTACGTCACCTTTTCAGATTCCATATTGGTCCGGACGACACACTAACCCGGCAGCTCGAAATATCGGGATACTCTGTGGCTGACGTGCGCAAAGCTGTCATCTCCCACCTGCATTGTGACCACATCGGAGGTATCCGTGAGATCCCACAGGCGGATCTGATAGTGAGCAATGAGGCATGGGAGCACATGTTGGGACCGGAACATCCCGAACGGCACGCCGTCTTCCGTAGAGATATCGACCTTCCTGATGCAAAATGGCAACGAATCACTTTCCAGCCGACAGACGATCCCTCGATCGCACCATTCACACATGCCTTCGATCTGATGGGTGACGGTTCGATGATCCTGCTGCCAACTCCGGGACACTTGCCGGGTTCTCTGTCCATGCTGGTGAGACGTAACGGTGCTCCGCCCCTGCTACTGATCAGTGATCTGGCTTACCGAACGGAGTTGATAGAGCGTGGTCAGTTTCCCGGTACAGGTGACATAGAAGAACTCCAGGCATCGTACGCAAAAGTGCTCGCGCTAAAGGAAAAAATACCGGATCTGATCATCCTGGCTACCCACGACCCGGGAGCCGCCGAAGCGCTTGGCAAAGTCATTCCCACGGACATAGGTGCGGGTTCAGCCAAAGGCAACATCGCGGAGGATAATCCTGATGACTCTTCGCAATGA
- the pstC gene encoding phosphate ABC transporter permease subunit PstC, whose amino-acid sequence MMHRKKKEKAIESTLLMVSGITVVALFLLCFFLFREGYLLFGDYSIISFLTETSWYPSSSPAKFGLLPLLTGSLIVTAGAIILSVPLGIASAIYISELADPKVAQIIKPFVEILAGIPSVVYGFFGLIIVVPLLQDLLDLPTGQTALAGSIMLGMMALPTIISVSEDAINSVPTALKEGSLALGSTKWQTIYRVVLPAALSGISAAVMLGIGRAIGETMTVMMVTGNTAIIPGIPEGLFDPVRTMTATIALEMGEVPQGSDHFHALFAVGAVLFLITFIINLIADSVKKKYRLKEAA is encoded by the coding sequence ATGATGCATAGAAAAAAGAAGGAAAAGGCAATTGAATCCACGCTCTTAATGGTAAGTGGAATTACAGTTGTAGCTCTATTCCTTCTTTGTTTTTTCCTTTTCAGGGAAGGTTACCTTTTGTTCGGCGACTATTCCATCATATCTTTCCTAACCGAAACTTCCTGGTACCCATCATCATCACCGGCAAAATTCGGTTTGTTGCCGTTATTGACAGGATCATTGATCGTAACAGCCGGTGCTATTATTCTCTCAGTGCCTCTTGGAATTGCTTCTGCGATCTATATATCAGAACTTGCAGACCCAAAGGTAGCACAAATTATCAAACCATTTGTAGAGATCCTCGCAGGCATACCTTCAGTCGTTTACGGTTTCTTCGGACTTATTATAGTGGTCCCATTGCTACAGGACCTTTTAGACCTCCCCACAGGACAGACAGCACTTGCAGGTTCTATCATGCTTGGAATGATGGCACTACCTACAATTATATCAGTATCAGAGGATGCTATTAATTCAGTTCCCACTGCACTAAAGGAAGGTTCCCTTGCACTTGGAAGTACCAAGTGGCAGACCATTTACAGGGTAGTCTTACCAGCAGCACTGTCAGGAATATCCGCAGCCGTTATGCTTGGTATCGGAAGGGCTATCGGCGAGACCATGACCGTCATGATGGTAACAGGAAATACTGCTATCATACCCGGAATTCCCGAAGGTCTCTTTGATCCGGTAAGGACAATGACCGCGACCATTGCACTTGAAATGGGAGAAGTTCCACAGGGAAGTGATCATTTCCATGCCCTGTTCGCAGTTGGTGCAGTACTTTTCCTAATAACATTCATAATCAATCTTATCGCTGACAGCGTTAAGAAGAAATACAGACTCAAGGAGGCAGCATAA
- the pstB gene encoding phosphate ABC transporter ATP-binding protein PstB has product MSKNEINTNINIKDLNLWYGEKHALKDISLDIPEKSVTALIGPSGCGKSTFLRCLNRMNDLVKSCRIEGEVLVDDENIYEKNVDVVDLRKKVGMVFQKPNPFPMSIYDNIAYGPKIHGCSKSETNERVHKALDDAALMGEVQERLGDQAFALSGGQQQRLCIARTLAVKPEIILFDEPCSALDPISTSKIEDLILELKKDYTIVIVTHNMQQAARISDYTAFFLLGELVEFGKTKNIFENPQVKSTEDYITGRFG; this is encoded by the coding sequence ATGTCTAAAAATGAAATTAATACGAATATCAATATTAAAGATCTTAATCTCTGGTACGGTGAAAAACACGCACTTAAAGATATTTCACTTGACATACCGGAGAAAAGCGTTACTGCGTTAATAGGCCCCTCAGGCTGTGGAAAATCAACATTCCTTAGGTGCCTGAACCGCATGAACGACCTGGTAAAATCATGCAGGATAGAAGGAGAGGTACTTGTTGATGATGAGAACATCTATGAAAAGAACGTTGATGTCGTCGACCTGAGGAAAAAGGTTGGAATGGTCTTCCAGAAGCCAAACCCTTTCCCCATGTCGATCTATGATAACATCGCCTATGGTCCGAAGATCCATGGTTGTTCAAAATCCGAGACAAATGAAAGGGTACACAAAGCACTCGATGATGCTGCCCTTATGGGGGAGGTTCAGGAAAGACTTGGCGACCAGGCATTTGCACTTAGTGGCGGACAGCAGCAAAGGTTGTGCATTGCACGAACACTTGCAGTCAAGCCGGAAATAATCCTGTTCGACGAACCATGCAGTGCTCTTGATCCTATTTCCACTTCCAAGATCGAGGACCTGATCCTTGAGCTTAAGAAGGACTATACTATTGTGATAGTAACACATAATATGCAACAGGCAGCACGTATTTCTGACTATACTGCCTTTTTCCTACTCGGGGAACTGGTAGAGTTCGGAAAGACAAAGAACATATTTGAGAATCCACAGGTAAAAAGTACTGAGGACTATATTACAGGAAGGTTCGGGTGA
- a CDS encoding RAD55 family ATPase, translating into MARNKFPVHTTLSSDAVKILERYEKELGAKNLVLEKALMSLDSSKFKSKIDTKNIDKAIKRVNTGVVGLDDMLEGGIPEGFTVVVTGPPGTGKTTLCMQFLMEGIKNDEKCLFFSFEERIQQLIQHFMRFGWDIGKHIDDGYLEVFGMSMLSFEEIGEIIESYKPRRVVFDSLNMFTDPAEFRKSLEWRTLHKMLKSKNITSFFVTEKEFGIETKSYDTYDFLGDGIIFLDKMQANEVDANLTPVMAVQKMRATRVDTSPQPFRFTDKGISKYRTVNLTASKLQERMNMRQNSSSNEPGY; encoded by the coding sequence ATGGCAAGAAACAAGTTCCCTGTTCACACAACATTAAGTTCTGATGCTGTTAAGATACTTGAAAGGTATGAGAAGGAACTTGGAGCCAAGAATCTTGTACTTGAAAAGGCGCTAATGTCACTTGATAGCAGCAAGTTCAAATCCAAGATCGATACAAAAAATATAGATAAGGCTATCAAAAGGGTCAATACTGGTGTTGTCGGGCTTGATGACATGCTTGAAGGCGGTATTCCGGAAGGATTTACAGTTGTTGTTACAGGTCCTCCGGGAACAGGTAAAACTACCCTTTGCATGCAGTTTTTGATGGAAGGGATCAAGAATGATGAGAAATGCCTCTTTTTCTCCTTTGAAGAAAGGATCCAGCAATTAATTCAGCATTTCATGCGGTTTGGCTGGGATATTGGTAAGCATATCGACGATGGATACCTTGAAGTGTTCGGTATGTCCATGCTGTCATTTGAAGAGATCGGTGAGATCATAGAGTCGTATAAACCACGACGGGTCGTTTTCGATTCTCTTAACATGTTCACTGATCCTGCTGAGTTCAGGAAATCCCTGGAATGGCGTACATTGCATAAGATGCTAAAATCAAAAAATATTACTTCTTTCTTTGTAACTGAGAAAGAGTTTGGAATTGAGACAAAGTCATATGATACATATGATTTCCTTGGAGATGGAATAATCTTCCTTGATAAAATGCAAGCAAATGAGGTCGACGCAAATCTGACCCCTGTTATGGCTGTACAGAAAATGCGAGCTACTCGCGTGGATACTTCCCCACAACCTTTCAGGTTCACGGATAAGGGTATTTCAAAGTACCGGACCGTTAACCTGACAGCCAGCAAACTTCAGGAGAGGATGAACATGCGCCAGAACTCTTCTTCAAACGAACCAGGATATTAA
- a CDS encoding DUF4386 domain-containing protein, producing MDSNRKNAIIVGLLILFAYAVLASSVIESKIVVMFSEALSGVAVIAISVIMFPLFKPYSKQASLWYIVLRGIEGGLMIIAGILFLSHSTLLLGIRDGIYVVHAYIFSIAALFFYYLLYRSELIPRWLSLWGFIAAILLILVNLLEMTALIPTSMLWYAPIISNEIVLAIWLIFKGFNPSAIGSGAANTDTIEV from the coding sequence ATGGACTCAAATAGAAAGAACGCAATAATTGTAGGACTATTAATTTTATTTGCATATGCTGTTTTAGCTAGTAGTGTTATAGAATCAAAAATAGTAGTAATGTTCTCTGAGGCACTTAGTGGCGTTGCAGTTATTGCTATTTCAGTTATAATGTTCCCACTCTTTAAACCATACAGCAAACAAGCATCTCTCTGGTACATTGTTCTTAGAGGTATTGAAGGCGGACTTATGATCATTGCCGGGATCTTATTTTTATCTCATAGCACTTTGTTGCTGGGAATACGTGATGGGATCTATGTGGTCCATGCTTACATTTTTAGCATTGCTGCTTTGTTTTTCTACTATCTGTTGTATCGATCAGAACTTATTCCCAGATGGTTATCATTATGGGGCTTCATTGCAGCAATATTGTTAATTCTAGTAAACTTATTAGAAATGACTGCCCTCATTCCAACTTCGATGTTATGGTATGCTCCAATAATATCAAACGAAATAGTTCTGGCGATATGGCTTATTTTTAAAGGATTCAATCCATCTGCAATCGGTTCCGGGGCTGCCAACACAGATACAATCGAAGTTTAA
- a CDS encoding endonuclease V — MDEALDPKSYSPEFLRGIQARIATSVSTEDEFGKLETIAGSDCAFLGDRIICGVVLLDYDTMDIIEKAHVVRKINFPYIPTYLTFREGKPIVDAVSGLQEMPDLLMVDGCGINHPRKAGLATHTGVVMDIPTIGIAKKILCGVADRPETGEANPLLFQDQQIGWLLKTNKRSNPIVVAPGHRISMNTCLEVTRKCLRGYKLPEPTRLAHMYVNKIKREMLKDEH; from the coding sequence ATGGATGAGGCGCTGGATCCGAAGTCGTACTCACCTGAGTTCCTGAGGGGCATACAGGCCAGAATAGCAACTTCGGTGAGCACAGAGGATGAATTCGGGAAACTGGAAACAATAGCAGGATCAGACTGTGCCTTCCTCGGGGATCGGATCATTTGTGGCGTGGTCCTTCTTGATTACGACACAATGGATATTATTGAAAAGGCACATGTGGTCCGAAAGATCAATTTCCCCTACATACCAACATATCTCACGTTCAGGGAGGGAAAACCGATTGTAGATGCCGTTTCAGGACTCCAGGAAATGCCCGATCTCCTGATGGTTGACGGTTGTGGGATCAACCACCCAAGAAAAGCAGGCCTTGCCACTCACACTGGCGTTGTGATGGACATTCCCACTATAGGGATCGCAAAGAAGATTCTTTGTGGTGTGGCTGACAGGCCGGAGACCGGAGAAGCAAATCCTCTTTTATTCCAGGATCAACAGATTGGCTGGCTCCTGAAAACAAACAAGCGAAGCAATCCAATTGTGGTTGCACCCGGTCACAGGATATCCATGAACACCTGTCTTGAAGTTACCAGAAAATGCCTTAGGGGTTACAAACTACCAGAACCCACAAGGCTCGCCCACATGTATGTCAATAAGATCAAAAGGGAAATGCTAAAGGATGAGCATTGA
- the pstA gene encoding phosphate ABC transporter permease PstA — protein sequence MFFGAKTSEKLAFATLKLSMALVLAFVSILVVYITVNGYSVLSLDFITQMPMKRMTEGGIFPAIVGSLMLIGLSMAFAIPLGILSAVYLNEYSTPGRTSWAIEMAINNLAGTPSVVFGLFGLALFVKYFGFGASILSASLTLALLILPVIIRASKEALMTVPQEYREASLALGVTKWQTTRKVILPAAIPGMMTGIILSIGRVAGETAPILLTGAAYFLPRIPDSVFSQFMALPYHLFVLATSGTNITQTRPIQYGTALILLLIVVFMNSIAVVIRRHYRNKLNR from the coding sequence ATGTTCTTTGGAGCAAAGACATCCGAGAAACTGGCATTTGCCACGCTGAAGCTCTCCATGGCACTTGTACTCGCTTTTGTATCGATCCTTGTGGTCTACATTACTGTCAACGGCTACAGCGTGCTCAGCCTTGATTTCATAACCCAGATGCCAATGAAAAGAATGACCGAGGGAGGTATTTTCCCGGCAATTGTGGGAAGTCTCATGCTTATCGGACTTTCAATGGCATTTGCAATTCCACTTGGCATACTCTCGGCAGTTTACCTTAATGAATATTCAACTCCGGGACGTACTTCCTGGGCAATTGAGATGGCGATCAACAATCTTGCAGGTACACCATCAGTAGTGTTCGGTCTTTTCGGACTGGCATTGTTCGTCAAGTACTTCGGCTTCGGAGCGTCCATCCTGTCAGCATCCCTGACTTTAGCTCTGCTCATACTGCCCGTGATAATCCGTGCGAGCAAGGAAGCACTGATGACAGTACCACAGGAATACAGGGAAGCTTCCCTTGCACTTGGTGTTACCAAATGGCAGACCACAAGAAAGGTCATACTTCCTGCAGCGATCCCCGGAATGATGACAGGTATCATCCTGAGTATCGGCAGGGTTGCAGGTGAAACAGCACCAATCCTGCTTACAGGAGCAGCATACTTCTTACCAAGAATACCGGATTCGGTGTTCTCCCAGTTCATGGCATTGCCATATCACCTTTTCGTACTGGCGACCTCAGGTACGAACATCACACAGACAAGACCGATACAGTATGGAACAGCACTGATACTGCTCTTGATAGTTGTTTTCATGAACAGCATCGCAGTAGTGATAAGAAGACATTACCGGAACAAACTGAACAGGTAA
- a CDS encoding dihydroorotase: protein MTDILIKNTKVFYNNFLQPGEVSINNGKIERIAKDISGADPDLLIDAKGALTIPAGIDAHVHFREPGMIKKEDWYTGSCSAAAGGITTVIEHPNTIPPTVDKSSFKEKLKLAKRKSVIDFGINGGVTQNLESLSLLWELGVTSFGEIFMAESTGGLNINEEDFAQSLEIIKDLDAVACIHAEDENIRLENEKLLKKDFSPSSHSRIRSNLCEGYAVEKALEVIAKKGTRSHFCHISTLEALGLIRKEKYVAAAENREHTVTCEVAPHHLFLSTRDWDKLGTFGKMNPPLRDRRNVKALMNAVNDGTVSAIASDHAPHSEFDKDLDIRSAPSGVPGVETLMPLMLMAVKKNILPIGRMIEVTSRNPAHIFGLDTRHSKGVFAEGYDADLIIVDTRNATPIKADKLHSKAGWSPFEGMDAIFPMTTIARGEVVWENEVIAEKGRGKFLEGHGYPEEEQ from the coding sequence ATGACTGATATCCTAATTAAGAACACAAAGGTCTTCTACAACAACTTTTTGCAACCAGGAGAAGTATCGATCAACAATGGAAAGATCGAGCGTATTGCAAAGGATATCAGCGGTGCTGATCCCGATCTCCTGATCGATGCTAAAGGTGCACTGACCATACCTGCAGGCATAGATGCACATGTACATTTCAGGGAACCTGGTATGATCAAGAAAGAGGACTGGTATACAGGTTCATGTTCAGCAGCAGCAGGCGGTATCACAACTGTAATCGAGCACCCGAATACCATACCACCTACTGTTGATAAGTCATCTTTCAAGGAAAAACTTAAACTGGCAAAGCGTAAATCGGTGATCGATTTCGGTATTAATGGCGGAGTGACGCAGAACCTTGAATCCCTCTCATTGCTCTGGGAGCTTGGAGTAACATCATTTGGTGAGATCTTCATGGCAGAATCCACTGGCGGACTGAACATAAATGAAGAGGACTTCGCACAGTCACTCGAGATCATTAAAGACCTTGATGCCGTAGCCTGTATTCATGCCGAAGATGAGAACATCCGCCTGGAAAACGAAAAGCTGCTTAAGAAGGACTTTTCCCCGTCATCACATTCACGAATACGCTCAAATCTCTGTGAAGGATATGCTGTCGAAAAAGCACTTGAAGTAATTGCAAAAAAAGGCACTAGATCACACTTCTGTCATATCAGCACACTTGAGGCACTGGGGCTTATCCGTAAGGAAAAATATGTTGCAGCAGCAGAGAATCGTGAGCATACTGTTACCTGTGAGGTTGCCCCTCATCATCTGTTCTTATCTACAAGGGACTGGGACAAGCTGGGAACTTTCGGAAAGATGAACCCTCCACTGCGTGACCGAAGGAACGTGAAAGCGCTTATGAATGCGGTAAATGATGGAACTGTGAGTGCTATAGCTTCAGACCATGCGCCACATTCAGAGTTCGATAAGGACCTTGATATCAGGAGTGCACCATCAGGTGTTCCGGGGGTCGAGACCCTTATGCCGCTTATGCTAATGGCTGTAAAAAAGAACATTCTTCCGATTGGTAGGATGATTGAGGTCACAAGCAGGAATCCTGCGCATATATTTGGCCTTGATACACGCCACTCAAAGGGAGTTTTTGCTGAAGGGTATGATGCGGACCTGATCATTGTGGATACACGCAATGCCACCCCTATCAAAGCTGACAAGCTTCACAGCAAAGCCGGTTGGTCTCCGTTTGAAGGTATGGATGCAATCTTCCCGATGACCACTATCGCCAGGGGTGAAGTTGTCTGGGAGAATGAGGTTATTGCTGAAAAGGGACGAGGAAAGTTCCTTGAAGGGCATGGATACCCTGAAGAAGAGCAATGA